The following are from one region of the Tenacibaculum dicentrarchi genome:
- a CDS encoding PorP/SprF family type IX secretion system membrane protein: protein MTKKLFFIIFCWVSCAVAQQRPQFSHYMYNLSMLNPAYSNADKSLVEFGAFYRNQWNGITGSPKTGLLFGHGALNKNFEGGFSILYDNIGNDIQTTNATVDLSHVIKLQKELHLSVGIKTGISSYKAVFNTLTLASGLASTDPLFKENINMADLVFGAGLFLFSKEFYIGLSSPNLIKSELYKNTLQSESSLENHYYATAGYVHEVHQNLKVKPSVLIAYLENAPVSVDIAANVLINNKLELGLGYNFSNSLNALFKFNVSQNIALGYSYGKMFNSLGSLSNGSHEFFMLYNFRKERSSRCYYNRFF, encoded by the coding sequence ATGACTAAGAAATTATTTTTCATAATATTCTGTTGGGTAAGTTGTGCGGTAGCACAACAACGCCCTCAATTTTCACACTATATGTATAATTTAAGTATGCTAAACCCAGCATATTCTAATGCCGATAAAAGCCTTGTTGAATTTGGTGCATTTTACCGAAATCAATGGAACGGAATAACAGGTTCGCCTAAAACAGGGCTTCTTTTTGGACACGGAGCTTTAAATAAAAACTTTGAAGGAGGTTTTTCAATTTTATATGATAATATTGGAAATGATATACAAACAACCAATGCTACTGTAGATTTATCACATGTAATTAAGTTGCAAAAAGAACTGCATTTATCAGTGGGGATTAAAACAGGAATTTCATCGTATAAAGCAGTTTTTAATACTTTAACTTTAGCATCGGGCTTGGCAAGTACTGACCCTTTATTTAAAGAAAATATAAATATGGCAGACCTGGTGTTTGGCGCAGGATTATTTTTGTTTTCTAAAGAGTTTTATATCGGGCTATCAAGCCCTAACTTAATTAAAAGTGAACTTTATAAAAATACTCTACAAAGTGAAAGTAGCTTAGAAAATCATTATTACGCAACCGCTGGTTATGTACATGAAGTTCATCAAAATTTAAAAGTAAAACCATCTGTTTTAATAGCTTATTTAGAAAATGCACCTGTATCGGTAGATATAGCCGCCAATGTGTTAATAAACAATAAACTAGAATTAGGCTTGGGCTATAATTTTAGCAATAGTTTAAATGCGTTGTTTAAATTTAATGTTTCACAAAACATAGCTTTAGGATATTCATACGGTAAAATGTTTAATAGCCTAGGAAGTTTAAGTAATGGATCGCATGAATTTTTTATGCTTTATAACTTTAGAAAAGAAAGAAGTAGTCGTTGTTATTACAATCGTTTCTTTTAA
- a CDS encoding TraR/DksA family transcriptional regulator, whose product MKDVNIRYSDSDLEEFKTIILKKIKHAEEDLLLIQSSYKNGSDNGTEDTSPTFRSFEEGSDTMAKEANMQLAIRQEKFLRDLKNALIRIQNKTYGVCRVTGKLIQKERLKLVPHATLSIAAKRKQ is encoded by the coding sequence ATGAAAGATGTTAATATAAGATATTCCGATAGTGATTTAGAAGAGTTTAAAACTATTATTTTAAAAAAAATTAAGCATGCTGAAGAAGATTTATTATTGATACAATCTTCTTACAAAAATGGTTCTGATAATGGTACAGAAGACACTTCTCCAACATTTAGATCGTTTGAAGAAGGATCAGATACTATGGCAAAAGAAGCAAATATGCAATTAGCAATTCGTCAAGAAAAATTTCTTCGCGATTTGAAAAATGCTTTAATTCGTATTCAAAATAAAACATACGGAGTTTGTAGGGTTACAGGTAAGTTAATTCAAAAAGAACGTTTAAAATTAGTGCCACACGCAACCTTAAGTATTGCAGCAAAACGCAAACAATAA
- a CDS encoding gliding motility-associated C-terminal domain-containing protein, whose product MPFIIACLSITSNSFSQTDLDSDNDGILDSEECGFNICAQPIINGGFEKPIRAVSTYNFIKENQVAGWETTASDNEIEIWNGPLENVNAIEGNQFAELNANEESTLFQKLCLSPGTKIKWSVKHRGRRGVDVAEVRIGASLSSLEFQKTMSDGKSAWVTYEGEYIVPLNQTETIFAFKSVSSSGNDKTVGNLIDDVQIIVLSSPPCRDTDNDGIPNNLDLDSDGDGCFDVLEAGFSDPDNDGILGTGIPVENANGLVTSAPDGYTTPANLDSNTANDYLQDIPVIVFNKKLKNTSVKIGETASFSFSGNINQVNIQWQVSEDKGNLWNTLIDDLTYSGTNTTHLSIANVAASFSGNLYRVLVSPKANICAKPNTSKATLLVAIPTKPISISDGFSPNNDGINDIFSIKNLDTYLNHSLEIFNRYGYLVFKGTINSSPWDGTDTKGNVLPTGVYFYRIKLNESGSELLQGRIHLRK is encoded by the coding sequence ATGCCTTTTATAATAGCATGTTTATCTATTACAAGTAATAGCTTTAGCCAAACAGATTTAGATTCCGATAATGATGGTATTTTAGATTCCGAAGAATGTGGGTTTAATATCTGTGCTCAACCAATTATAAATGGTGGTTTTGAAAAACCAATTAGAGCTGTATCTACTTACAATTTTATTAAAGAAAATCAGGTTGCTGGTTGGGAAACTACCGCTTCAGATAATGAAATTGAAATTTGGAATGGTCCTTTAGAAAATGTAAATGCCATAGAAGGAAATCAATTTGCGGAGTTAAATGCCAATGAAGAATCAACATTATTTCAAAAATTATGCTTAAGTCCAGGCACGAAAATAAAGTGGTCTGTTAAACATAGAGGTCGAAGAGGTGTCGATGTTGCTGAAGTTAGAATAGGAGCTTCATTAAGTAGTTTAGAATTTCAAAAAACCATGTCTGATGGTAAATCGGCTTGGGTTACATATGAAGGTGAATATATCGTACCACTAAATCAAACCGAAACTATATTTGCTTTTAAATCAGTATCAAGTTCGGGGAATGATAAAACAGTCGGTAATTTAATTGATGATGTTCAAATTATCGTGCTTTCAAGTCCACCTTGTAGAGATACTGATAATGATGGAATACCAAATAATTTAGATTTAGACTCAGATGGCGATGGTTGTTTTGATGTTCTTGAAGCTGGTTTTTCAGACCCCGATAATGACGGTATTTTAGGTACAGGAATACCCGTAGAAAATGCTAATGGTTTGGTAACATCAGCACCTGATGGTTATACCACACCTGCTAATTTAGATAGTAATACGGCTAATGATTATCTACAAGATATTCCTGTTATCGTTTTTAATAAAAAACTAAAAAACACTAGTGTTAAAATTGGTGAAACTGCAAGTTTTAGTTTTTCAGGTAATATAAATCAAGTAAATATTCAATGGCAAGTAAGTGAAGATAAAGGAAATTTATGGAACACTTTAATAGATGATTTAACCTATTCAGGAACCAATACAACTCATTTATCAATAGCAAATGTAGCGGCAAGTTTTTCAGGAAATTTATACAGAGTACTTGTAAGCCCTAAAGCAAATATTTGTGCGAAACCCAACACGTCAAAAGCTACGTTATTGGTAGCAATACCAACAAAACCGATTAGTATATCAGATGGTTTTTCACCAAATAATGATGGTATAAACGATATTTTTTCTATTAAAAATTTAGATACTTATTTAAACCATAGTTTAGAGATATTTAATCGATATGGCTATTTAGTTTTTAAAGGAACTATAAATTCAAGCCCTTGGGATGGTACCGATACCAAAGGAAATGTATTGCCTACAGGTGTTTATTTTTATCGAATAAAATTAAATGAATCTGGTAGCGAATTATTACAAGGACGCATACATTTAAGAAAATAA